In Methylobacterium aquaticum, a single genomic region encodes these proteins:
- a CDS encoding efflux RND transporter periplasmic adaptor subunit, translating to MRTLFAAALALSLWAGSAMAHAGHDHGSEASVASPPAPRGSSGSENFELVAVARNGTLTVYLDRANTNEPVTTATIQADTPAGKVEATQQPDGSYRLDATWSSNPGEYEVLFTIDADGVSDMFPVTLDIHAPTAEPARAAAAWATTLAVVHDVRQHLVQRDPVALLIGGGGFVLGGLVVLLVHRRRLLPAFAVLALTAGLVFASSAFAQDGNNRGGEHAALVTSSSRDLAQRRPDGGVFVPKPTQRILSVRTTITTTATMPRTIELPGRVIPDPNASGVVQSSVGGRLSPPPGGFPRLGMPVKEGDVLAYVTPPVQAVDVSDMRQRQGELEQQIAIVQRRVERYSKLVTSGAVSVVQLDEAQAELKGLSDRRAALDRVRQQSEALIAPVGGVVAEVNAVAGQMAGPGAQVFMIVDPRRLWVEALSFDALSAGQTASARLADGRTMTLVYRGAGLADRNQAVPVQFAVVDATTDLRTGQFVTVLASTTTPQHGLALPRASVVRGANGQSIVYEHTKPEHFEPREVRVEPLDADRVLVLSGLAAGQRVVTQGAELLNQVR from the coding sequence ATGCGTACGTTGTTTGCCGCGGCCCTGGCGTTGAGCCTATGGGCCGGCAGCGCCATGGCTCATGCGGGCCACGATCACGGCAGCGAAGCTTCGGTGGCTTCGCCGCCAGCACCTCGCGGCAGCTCTGGTTCGGAGAACTTCGAGCTGGTCGCGGTCGCTCGCAATGGTACCCTGACGGTTTATCTCGACCGCGCCAACACCAACGAGCCCGTCACGACTGCCACCATCCAGGCGGACACCCCTGCCGGCAAAGTAGAGGCCACGCAGCAGCCGGATGGGAGCTACCGCCTCGATGCAACGTGGAGCAGTAATCCCGGCGAGTACGAGGTGCTGTTCACGATCGATGCCGACGGCGTATCCGACATGTTCCCTGTCACGCTCGACATTCATGCGCCAACGGCCGAACCAGCCCGAGCCGCGGCCGCCTGGGCGACAACCTTGGCGGTCGTTCACGACGTTCGCCAGCACTTGGTTCAGCGCGATCCGGTCGCCCTGCTGATCGGCGGCGGCGGCTTCGTCCTTGGCGGCCTGGTCGTACTGCTGGTTCATCGCCGCCGGCTCCTGCCAGCCTTCGCCGTTCTGGCTCTCACTGCTGGGCTGGTTTTTGCCTCTTCCGCCTTCGCACAGGACGGCAACAACCGCGGCGGCGAGCACGCCGCTCTGGTGACGTCCAGCAGCCGCGACCTGGCCCAGCGCCGACCGGATGGCGGCGTGTTCGTGCCCAAGCCGACCCAGCGGATCCTGTCGGTCCGCACTACAATCACCACCACTGCCACGATGCCGCGCACCATCGAGCTGCCCGGTCGGGTGATCCCCGATCCGAATGCCAGTGGCGTCGTCCAGTCGTCGGTCGGTGGTCGCCTATCGCCTCCTCCTGGCGGTTTCCCGCGTTTGGGAATGCCCGTTAAGGAAGGCGACGTCCTCGCTTACGTGACCCCGCCCGTGCAGGCTGTCGATGTCTCCGACATGCGCCAGCGCCAAGGCGAACTCGAGCAGCAGATCGCGATCGTGCAACGTCGCGTCGAGCGCTACAGCAAACTTGTGACGTCGGGGGCGGTTTCGGTAGTACAGCTGGATGAGGCTCAAGCCGAGCTGAAGGGTCTGAGCGACCGCCGCGCGGCCCTGGATCGGGTCCGCCAGCAATCCGAAGCTCTAATTGCTCCAGTCGGCGGCGTGGTCGCCGAGGTCAACGCCGTCGCCGGCCAGATGGCGGGTCCCGGCGCCCAAGTCTTCATGATCGTAGACCCGCGGCGGCTGTGGGTCGAGGCACTAAGCTTCGACGCCCTATCGGCTGGGCAGACTGCCTCGGCAAGGCTCGCAGACGGTCGCACGATGACTCTGGTCTATCGGGGTGCGGGCCTCGCTGATCGCAACCAAGCGGTGCCGGTGCAGTTTGCCGTGGTGGACGCCACCACTGACTTGCGCACCGGTCAGTTCGTCACCGTACTGGCCAGCACCACCACACCTCAGCATGGTCTGGCGCTTCCGCGCGCCAGTGTGGTTCGCGGCGCCAACGGCCAGAGCATCGTCTACGAGCACACTAAGCCCGAGCACTTCGAGCCGCGGGAGGTCCGCGTCGAGCCACTCGACGCCGACCGCGTGCTGGTGCTGTCGGGCCTCGCCGCCGGGCAACGGGTAGTGACGCAGGGCGCCGAACTCCTCAACCAAGTGCGCTGA
- a CDS encoding efflux RND transporter permease subunit — protein MFTFLVSRSLQNRLLVLAIAAVLVAYGAFTVTKLPVDVFPDLNRPTVTIMTEAEGLAPQEVEQLVTFPIETQMNGLPGVSRVRSVSGVGLSVTYVEFDWGTDIYRNRQQVSERLAMVRPQLPLNVAPMIGPISSIMGQIMMVAVTGDAVSPMQLRELADFTIRPRLLTIPGVAQVIPMGGEVRQFRVAPQPAALRALGVTYEQVERALAQFGTNTGGGFTDQHAREYLIRNIGRTTSLDDLRNMVVATVGGRPVFLRQVADVAFAARTKRGDAGFMGKPAVIVSVEKQPGVDTVRLTKTVQAALAEMASSLPKGVQAERLIFRQSDFIETSISNVEKVLLEAVLVVAVVLFAFLLNVRTTVISLTAIPVSILVTAIVFYQLGLSINTMTLGGLAIAIGELVDDAVVDVENIFRRLRENREQGNPRSVFDVVVSASQEVRSGIVYATMVIVLVFVPLFALSGIEGRLFAPLGQAYIISILASLLVSITLTPVMAYYLLPGLKRLEEHESGLVRGLKRANRALLRGAFRHPGPVMTLAAVAVFTAGIAATFLPRAFLPPFNEGSFTVNMTFNPGISLSESNRVGLIAENLLLEMPGVKSVGRRTGRAELDEHAEGVHSSDLEIALKPDARPKIELIADIRDRLAVLPVSVNVGQPISHRLDHMLSGVRAEIALKIFGEDLDTLRRLAEDLRRRLAGIPGIADLQVEKQVLIPQLEIRVDYGRAALYGVQPAAFVEQLSRLSNGNVVSRVVDGYRRFDVVMRLPDSMRTTQRLSDLLIETPSGWVPARQIADIRETDGPNQILRENARRRIAVFANTDGQTDMAKVVAAIQEQVAATAWPEGYTASLEGSFQAQAEASRTIGLLSLLSLAMIYAILYSRYRSAVFTLIILGSIPLALIGSVAALWVTGQPLSVASMIGFITLTGIATRNGILKISHYLNLALHDGLPFGRELVVRGSLERLTPVLMTALSAGVALVPLLYGADAPGKEILHPVAVTIFGGLISATLLDTVLTPVLFLTFGGRPLERLRAAHQAAPARVDSAGTPPVEAF, from the coding sequence ATGTTCACCTTCCTGGTCTCCCGCTCGCTGCAGAACCGCCTGCTGGTTCTCGCGATCGCTGCCGTGCTGGTCGCCTACGGCGCTTTCACCGTCACCAAACTGCCGGTCGACGTCTTTCCCGACCTCAACCGGCCGACCGTCACCATCATGACCGAAGCCGAGGGGCTTGCGCCCCAGGAGGTCGAGCAACTCGTCACCTTCCCGATCGAGACCCAGATGAACGGGCTGCCCGGCGTGAGCCGGGTGCGCTCTGTCTCCGGCGTCGGCTTGTCGGTGACCTACGTCGAGTTCGACTGGGGTACCGACATCTACCGTAATCGTCAGCAGGTCTCAGAACGACTGGCGATGGTGCGGCCTCAGCTGCCGCTCAACGTCGCGCCGATGATTGGTCCGATCTCCTCGATCATGGGACAGATCATGATGGTGGCGGTGACCGGCGATGCAGTCTCGCCGATGCAGCTGCGTGAACTCGCCGACTTCACGATCAGGCCGCGCCTGCTGACGATCCCGGGCGTCGCCCAGGTCATTCCCATGGGGGGCGAAGTACGCCAGTTCCGCGTGGCACCCCAGCCGGCTGCCCTGCGCGCTCTGGGTGTGACCTACGAGCAGGTCGAGCGGGCGCTCGCCCAGTTCGGCACCAACACCGGCGGCGGGTTCACCGACCAGCATGCCCGCGAGTACTTGATACGCAATATCGGTCGGACTACCAGCCTGGACGACTTGCGCAACATGGTCGTGGCGACAGTGGGCGGTCGCCCAGTGTTCCTACGACAGGTAGCCGACGTCGCATTCGCCGCTCGAACCAAACGCGGCGACGCAGGTTTCATGGGCAAGCCGGCGGTAATCGTCTCCGTTGAGAAACAACCCGGTGTCGACACTGTCCGTCTGACCAAGACGGTTCAGGCTGCGCTGGCCGAAATGGCCTCAAGCCTGCCCAAGGGCGTGCAGGCCGAGCGTTTGATCTTCCGTCAGTCTGACTTTATCGAGACCTCGATCAGCAATGTTGAGAAGGTTCTGCTCGAGGCCGTCCTAGTGGTAGCCGTCGTGCTGTTCGCATTTCTGCTTAACGTGCGCACCACGGTGATCTCGCTGACCGCAATCCCGGTCTCTATCCTGGTCACCGCGATCGTCTTCTACCAACTCGGACTATCAATCAACACGATGACCTTGGGCGGCTTGGCTATCGCTATCGGTGAGCTGGTCGATGATGCCGTGGTCGATGTCGAAAATATCTTCCGACGTCTGCGCGAGAACCGCGAGCAAGGCAACCCGCGTTCGGTGTTCGATGTGGTCGTGTCCGCCTCGCAGGAGGTGCGCTCGGGTATCGTTTATGCCACGATGGTCATCGTGCTGGTGTTCGTGCCGCTGTTCGCCTTGTCCGGCATCGAGGGGCGCCTCTTCGCGCCTCTTGGGCAGGCCTACATCATCTCAATCCTGGCTAGTCTTCTGGTCTCGATCACCCTGACACCGGTGATGGCCTACTACCTGTTGCCGGGTCTCAAGCGGCTTGAGGAGCACGAGAGCGGCCTAGTGCGCGGGCTTAAGCGCGCGAACCGGGCGCTGCTGCGAGGTGCCTTCCGCCATCCTGGCCCAGTAATGACGCTGGCCGCGGTGGCGGTGTTCACTGCCGGGATCGCTGCGACCTTCCTGCCGCGGGCGTTCCTGCCGCCGTTCAACGAGGGCTCGTTTACGGTCAACATGACGTTCAACCCGGGGATCTCGCTCTCCGAGAGCAACCGGGTCGGGCTGATCGCCGAGAACCTGCTGCTGGAGATGCCGGGTGTAAAGTCGGTAGGGCGGCGAACCGGCCGCGCCGAGCTCGACGAGCATGCCGAGGGTGTCCACTCCTCCGATCTGGAGATAGCGCTCAAGCCCGATGCTCGCCCAAAGATCGAGTTGATCGCCGATATCCGCGATCGCCTCGCCGTGTTGCCTGTGAGCGTGAACGTCGGTCAACCGATCTCGCACCGCCTCGACCACATGCTGTCCGGCGTGCGCGCCGAGATCGCCCTCAAGATCTTCGGCGAGGATCTCGATACCCTGCGCCGGCTCGCTGAAGACCTGCGCCGACGCTTGGCCGGGATCCCAGGGATCGCCGACCTACAGGTCGAGAAGCAGGTTCTGATCCCGCAACTCGAGATCCGTGTCGACTACGGCCGTGCGGCTCTGTACGGCGTGCAACCGGCCGCGTTCGTTGAGCAATTGAGCAGATTGTCGAACGGCAACGTAGTCTCACGCGTGGTCGACGGTTACCGGCGCTTCGATGTGGTCATGCGTCTGCCCGACAGCATGCGCACGACGCAGCGGCTGAGTGATCTGCTGATCGAAACCCCATCCGGCTGGGTGCCGGCCAGGCAGATCGCGGATATTCGCGAGACCGATGGGCCCAATCAGATCCTGCGCGAGAACGCCCGCCGGCGGATCGCGGTATTTGCCAACACCGATGGTCAGACCGACATGGCCAAGGTCGTTGCGGCGATCCAGGAGCAGGTCGCGGCGACAGCATGGCCGGAGGGCTACACGGCGAGCCTCGAGGGATCGTTCCAGGCCCAAGCGGAAGCCAGCCGCACTATCGGCTTGCTCTCGCTGCTGTCACTCGCGATGATCTACGCGATCCTCTACAGCCGCTACCGATCCGCGGTTTTCACGCTTATCATCCTCGGCAGCATTCCGCTGGCGCTGATCGGCTCGGTTGCTGCACTTTGGGTCACTGGCCAGCCTCTTAGCGTGGCGTCGATGATCGGGTTCATCACGCTGACCGGCATCGCCACTCGCAACGGCATCCTAAAGATCAGTCACTACCTGAACCTAGCCCTGCACGATGGGCTGCCGTTCGGGCGCGAGTTGGTCGTCCGCGGCAGCCTGGAGCGACTTACACCGGTCCTGATGACTGCGCTGTCGGCCGGCGTCGCCCTCGTACCACTGCTTTACGGTGCCGACGCACCGGGCAAGGAGATCCTGCATCCTGTCGCGGTGACGATCTTCGGTGGGCTGATCAGTGCCACCTTGCTCGATACGGTACTGACGCCGGTCCTGTTCCTGACCTTCGGCGGCAGGCCGTTGGAGCGGCTGCGCGCTGCGCATCAGGCCGCTCCGGCCCGGGTCGACAGCGCCGGGACGCCTCCTGTCGAAGCGTTCTAA
- a CDS encoding efflux RND transporter periplasmic adaptor subunit: MPTRFAAALGAVALLAAVLVGPAHAHGGHDHGVALPSVSTTIAPRGEALSDAFELVAIPRGGILMLYLDHFRTNEPVPGAAVEVETPEGPRTAMATQEGGYALPVPWLSKPGRHELVATVTAGGAVDVLTVAVTVPDPKGSPTAAPAPAAPTQAVMARVSEVAHGVRERLGQRDPTLVASVAVAFLLGMLVTAAVRGRRSAPAVALLAIGITLVLGTAAFAHGDEDHGASVQGAALIEPRPSAPATSDLAQRLPDGSVFVPKPTQRLLVLRTTMTEQGSFHRSVELPGRIIPDPNASGVVQSSVGGRLSPPPSGLFPRLGTKVRKGDVLASVAPPVQAIDVSDMRQRQGELDQQIAIVERRVERYRKLATTGAVAQTQLDDAQAELAGLHDRRSALDKARQQPETLVAPVDGVVAQATAVAGQMAAPGAMVFQIVDPNRLWVEALSFDALTAAQNATARLADGRTLKLAYQGTGLADRNQAIPVQFAIQGGASGLRVGQFVTVLAGTDAEQSGLALPRSAIVRTGNGQDVVYEHTTAERFEARPVRVEPLDGGRVLIAEGVGPGKRVVTQGAELLDQVR, encoded by the coding sequence ATGCCGACCCGATTTGCCGCCGCCCTGGGCGCGGTGGCGCTGCTTGCCGCCGTCCTGGTGGGGCCTGCTCATGCCCATGGCGGGCACGACCATGGCGTGGCTCTGCCGTCCGTCTCCACGACCATTGCCCCACGTGGCGAGGCCCTGTCCGACGCCTTCGAACTCGTCGCCATCCCGCGCGGTGGCATCCTGATGCTCTACCTCGACCACTTCCGGACGAACGAGCCGGTTCCGGGTGCCGCCGTCGAGGTCGAGACACCCGAAGGCCCCCGGACCGCCATGGCCACGCAGGAAGGCGGCTATGCCCTGCCGGTGCCCTGGCTGTCGAAGCCCGGCCGCCACGAGCTCGTCGCGACCGTCACGGCCGGCGGCGCCGTCGACGTGCTCACCGTCGCGGTCACCGTGCCCGATCCGAAGGGTTCCCCGACTGCTGCACCGGCTCCTGCTGCCCCCACGCAGGCCGTGATGGCACGCGTCTCCGAGGTCGCCCATGGGGTACGGGAGCGCCTCGGGCAGAGAGACCCGACGCTGGTGGCTTCGGTCGCCGTGGCGTTCCTGCTCGGCATGCTCGTGACGGCAGCGGTGCGTGGTCGCCGCAGCGCCCCCGCCGTGGCGCTGCTGGCCATCGGCATCACCCTCGTCCTCGGCACCGCCGCCTTCGCGCACGGCGACGAGGATCACGGCGCCTCCGTGCAGGGGGCGGCCCTGATCGAGCCGCGCCCATCCGCACCAGCAACCTCTGACCTCGCCCAGCGCCTGCCCGACGGCTCCGTGTTCGTGCCCAAGCCCACGCAGCGGCTGCTCGTGCTGCGCACCACGATGACCGAGCAGGGCAGCTTCCACCGCTCGGTCGAGTTGCCGGGCCGCATCATTCCGGACCCGAACGCCAGTGGCGTCGTGCAGTCCTCTGTCGGTGGCCGCCTCTCACCGCCGCCCTCCGGCCTGTTCCCGCGCCTGGGGACCAAGGTCCGGAAGGGGGATGTACTTGCCAGCGTGGCACCGCCGGTCCAGGCTATCGACGTCTCCGACATGCGCCAGCGCCAAGGCGAGCTCGACCAGCAGATCGCCATCGTCGAACGCCGAGTCGAGCGCTACCGCAAGCTTGCTACCACCGGTGCGGTGGCTCAGACACAGCTAGACGATGCTCAGGCCGAATTGGCCGGCCTGCACGACCGCCGGTCGGCCCTCGATAAGGCCCGGCAGCAGCCCGAGACGCTGGTAGCTCCTGTCGACGGCGTGGTGGCACAGGCGACCGCGGTGGCGGGCCAGATGGCGGCGCCTGGCGCCATGGTTTTCCAGATCGTCGATCCCAACCGCCTCTGGGTCGAGGCGCTGAGCTTCGACGCCCTGACTGCGGCGCAGAACGCCACGGCCCGGTTGGCCGACGGGCGCACCCTAAAGCTGGCCTACCAGGGCACCGGGCTCGCCGACCGCAACCAGGCCATTCCGGTCCAGTTCGCGATCCAGGGTGGCGCCTCCGGTCTGCGGGTCGGCCAGTTTGTTACCGTGCTGGCCGGCACGGACGCCGAGCAGTCCGGCCTCGCGCTGCCGCGCTCGGCCATCGTGCGCACCGGCAACGGCCAGGACGTCGTCTACGAGCACACCACCGCAGAGCGCTTCGAGGCGCGGCCTGTCCGGGTCGAGCCGCTCGACGGCGGGCGCGTGCTGATCGCCGAGGGAGTTGGGCCCGGTAAGCGGGTCGTGACCCAGGGCGCCGAGCTCCTCGACCAGGTCCGCTGA
- a CDS encoding heavy-metal-associated domain-containing protein yields MFRYKVDKMGCGGCAKSVTRAVLGVAPNAQVEVDLEAKLVTVSGTSGPADRIAQAIIAASFPAEPIRAAA; encoded by the coding sequence ATGTTCCGCTACAAGGTCGACAAGATGGGCTGCGGCGGCTGCGCCAAGTCTGTCACCCGCGCCGTCCTCGGCGTCGCGCCAAACGCCCAGGTCGAGGTGGATCTGGAAGCTAAGCTCGTCACGGTGTCGGGAACCTCCGGCCCGGCCGACCGCATCGCCCAAGCCATCATCGCCGCCAGCTTCCCAGCGGAACCGATCCGCGCTGCCGCTTGA